A window of Onychostoma macrolepis isolate SWU-2019 chromosome 01, ASM1243209v1, whole genome shotgun sequence contains these coding sequences:
- the c01h19orf67 gene encoding UPF0575 protein C19orf67 homolog isoform X2 — translation MDITEHATLKSSLSEENEASRSLTELETNTQTLEGNAMAPSFGDERCFLVEGAEDAETRDKRIMDEKISPIERQLEYLLNKADEFQTQLLWSRECLQNYGFAHIVPMFLQTCQPYFTYLESTARNSNPFRPPLSTYIRAQLLHFSQQLCSRLEQLVLLYASFSFFSLEESDPLSISHFYIGQCQIDNMKLSIFRYCCPTPFLASASTGLYKRMRWNVERQIDGEGEGQTYDSAEFYFLCCEDVIEAAEDKDGDGRRKGENTETERESRVERIWSIGRWIQTYPDPDTKDITDWVLCSVPCGQHEQLMCLGSEEPSSCTATDCLLGVLLSQETDGTFGMKT, via the exons ATGGATATCACAGAACATGCGACGTTGAAGTCTTCACTATCCGAAGAAAATGAAGCATCCCGGTCTCTGACAGAATTAGAAACGAATACACAGACTCTTGAAG GCAATGCAATGGCGCCCTCGTTCGGTGATGAGAGGTGTTTCTTAGTTGAAGGCGCAGAAGACGCAGAGACTCGGGATAAGAGAATTATGGATGAAAAAATCTCTCCCATTGAAAGGCAACTTGAGTACTTGCTGAACAAGGCGGATGAGTTTCAAACACAGCTTTTATGGAG tcGAGAGTGCCTCCAGAATTATGGGTTTGCCCATATTGTCCCCATGTTTTTGCAAACTTGTCAGCCGTACTTCACTTACCTGGAGTCCACAGCCAGAAACTCCAACCCCTTCCGTCCACCTCTGTCCACATATATACGCGCACAA CTTTTGCACTTTTCTCAGCAACTGTGTTCTCGTCTGGAACAGCTGGTGTTGCTGTACGCCTCCTTCAGTTTCTTCTCACTGGAGGAATCTGATCCACTGAG tatctCTCACTTCTATATTGGCCAGTGTCAAATAGACAACATGAAGCTGTCAATCTTCCGGTACTGTTGCCCTACCCCCTTTCTCGCATCAGCCAGTACTGGCCTATACAAACGTATGCGCTGGAATGTGGAGCGACAGATAGATGGAGAAGGAGAAGGACAGACATATGACAGTGCAGAGTT TTACTTCCTGTGCTGCGAGGATGTCATTGAGGCAGCAGAAGATAAGGATGGAGACGGAAGGCGCAAGGGAGAAAATACAGAAACGGAGAGAGAGAGTAGAGTAGAGAGGATTTGGTCTATTGGCCGGTGGATTCAGACATACCCTGATCCAGACACAAAGGACATCACTGattg GGTGCTGTGTTCAGTTCCTTGTGGTCAGCACGAGCAGCTGATGTGTCTGGGAAGTGAGGAGCCTTCTTCCTGCACTGCCACAGACTGCCTGCTGGGGGTGCTGCTGTCTCAGGAAACAGATGGGACATTTGGCATGAAAACATGA
- the c01h19orf67 gene encoding UPF0575 protein C19orf67 homolog isoform X1 → MDITEHATLKSSLSEENEASRSLTELETNTQTLEEGNAMAPSFGDERCFLVEGAEDAETRDKRIMDEKISPIERQLEYLLNKADEFQTQLLWSRECLQNYGFAHIVPMFLQTCQPYFTYLESTARNSNPFRPPLSTYIRAQLLHFSQQLCSRLEQLVLLYASFSFFSLEESDPLSISHFYIGQCQIDNMKLSIFRYCCPTPFLASASTGLYKRMRWNVERQIDGEGEGQTYDSAEFYFLCCEDVIEAAEDKDGDGRRKGENTETERESRVERIWSIGRWIQTYPDPDTKDITDWVLCSVPCGQHEQLMCLGSEEPSSCTATDCLLGVLLSQETDGTFGMKT, encoded by the exons ATGGATATCACAGAACATGCGACGTTGAAGTCTTCACTATCCGAAGAAAATGAAGCATCCCGGTCTCTGACAGAATTAGAAACGAATACACAGACTCTTGAAG AAGGCAATGCAATGGCGCCCTCGTTCGGTGATGAGAGGTGTTTCTTAGTTGAAGGCGCAGAAGACGCAGAGACTCGGGATAAGAGAATTATGGATGAAAAAATCTCTCCCATTGAAAGGCAACTTGAGTACTTGCTGAACAAGGCGGATGAGTTTCAAACACAGCTTTTATGGAG tcGAGAGTGCCTCCAGAATTATGGGTTTGCCCATATTGTCCCCATGTTTTTGCAAACTTGTCAGCCGTACTTCACTTACCTGGAGTCCACAGCCAGAAACTCCAACCCCTTCCGTCCACCTCTGTCCACATATATACGCGCACAA CTTTTGCACTTTTCTCAGCAACTGTGTTCTCGTCTGGAACAGCTGGTGTTGCTGTACGCCTCCTTCAGTTTCTTCTCACTGGAGGAATCTGATCCACTGAG tatctCTCACTTCTATATTGGCCAGTGTCAAATAGACAACATGAAGCTGTCAATCTTCCGGTACTGTTGCCCTACCCCCTTTCTCGCATCAGCCAGTACTGGCCTATACAAACGTATGCGCTGGAATGTGGAGCGACAGATAGATGGAGAAGGAGAAGGACAGACATATGACAGTGCAGAGTT TTACTTCCTGTGCTGCGAGGATGTCATTGAGGCAGCAGAAGATAAGGATGGAGACGGAAGGCGCAAGGGAGAAAATACAGAAACGGAGAGAGAGAGTAGAGTAGAGAGGATTTGGTCTATTGGCCGGTGGATTCAGACATACCCTGATCCAGACACAAAGGACATCACTGattg GGTGCTGTGTTCAGTTCCTTGTGGTCAGCACGAGCAGCTGATGTGTCTGGGAAGTGAGGAGCCTTCTTCCTGCACTGCCACAGACTGCCTGCTGGGGGTGCTGCTGTCTCAGGAAACAGATGGGACATTTGGCATGAAAACATGA